The following is a genomic window from Colletotrichum lupini chromosome 5, complete sequence.
ATGTGGCGAGTGCTAGGAGAGGCATCGACAACGTTGGGCGATGGCGGAACGGGTGCCTCCTTTGTGGGAGATGATTTCTTATGACTTGACTTGTCCCGTGTCTTGGTCTCAGAGGAGCGTCTCGACTTTGATCTGCGACTGGTGTCCTCCTCGACAGTAGGGATGGGAGGAGGAGCGAAAGGAATCGCAGCGGGCGGCGTCGGAACCGCGGCAGGCACATGTCGAGGCTCGTACGAAGTCTGGGCACGGCTCAGACCCGGGTGGACTGCCTTACGTGACTGATCCATGTATGACGCTGCGTACAGCATGGTGTCGGCATATTTGGAAACTTTGGCATCGGCCTGGATAGTAGGCACCGGAGGCACAGGCGGCTCTTCACGGAGAGGGGCGCCTCCAGGCGGGATCGAGCGAGATCGCttgtccttctccttctccttggtGCTACTTGACTTCTTTTTGTCAGACTTGGCGAAATAGTTGGACTCATCGTCTTCGATGTAGGCAGGCTTGTGTCTACGCGATTTCTCTTCGGCCTCGCGTTTACGGTCCTTTTCTCTCTCCTTCTCGGCCTTCTCTTGACGCTTACGTTCTTGACGACGCTCTTCCTTGTCGGCCGCGGCCTTTTCGGCGGCCCTCTTGAGCTGCTTTTCGTACGCCTTGCGTTCTTGGCGTTCTCGCTCTTTTTCGCGTTCTCTTTCACGTTCCCTCTCGCGTTCCCTTTCTTTGCGGTCTGCAGCACGGGCGAGCTCCTCGCGTTCTCTGTCCCTGTCTTCCTTACGTCTCCGTTCCCGTTCCCGCTCTCGATCTCTTTCTTCGTCTTGGCGGGACGGCTTCTCGTAGCTTTTCTCGTAACTTGCGGCCCGGCGAGCCCTAGGCTCTTCGAAGATGGAATTTGATCTGCTGTGAATTTCTTCGTCCCAAGATCGAGAGTTGTATCCGGTAGAGTACATGGGCTTGCCGCCGGGGGAGGCACGGTACGTCGTCTTGTAGGTATCCGGTCGGGGCTCGGCGGTGCGGACCTCGTAGGATCTGGCGGCGGGCGCTCTGGGAGCCGAGGTGTTGGCGGACATGCCCTTGGCCATCTCCTTGCGGAGCTCAGCTAATTTGACATTGTCATCGTACTTGCCTCGCTCGTTTTCGTCGCTCAGAATCTCGTAGGCCTGCTGAACCTTTTGAAACTCATCTTGCTTTTGGGCCTT
Proteins encoded in this region:
- a CDS encoding molecular chaperone DnaJ, with translation MSALPPDPYKILGVSKDAQLAEIRSAHRKLVLKCHPDKVQDPTLKAQKQDEFQKVQQAYEILSDENERGKYDDNVKLAELRKEMAKGMSANTSAPRAPAARSYEVRTAEPRPDTYKTTYRASPGGKPMYSTGYNSRSWDEEIHSRSNSIFEEPRARRAASYEKSYEKPSRQDEERDRERERERRRKEDRDREREELARAADRKEREREREREREREKERERQERKAYEKQLKRAAEKAAADKEERRQERKRQEKAEKEREKDRKREAEEKSRRHKPAYIEDDESNYFAKSDKKKSSSTKEKEKDKRSRSIPPGGAPLREEPPVPPVPTIQADAKVSKYADTMLYAASYMDQSRKAVHPGLSRAQTSYEPRHVPAAVPTPPAAIPFAPPPIPTVEEDTSRRSKSRRSSETKTRDKSSHKKSSPTKEAPVPPSPNVVDASPSTRHMAQFASATSSPASTSPPKHLGRAATFNDGYNRPPPGPVRAQTFSHVPAESADVRGRGRSRLQPQQILSEDSDDSEEDQRHQQRSHRHRTHSPEAIPYETGQRTRYTVNAGRAVPVAAEAAYASAYRDDSPPRKAKHDYYSVRPSMPSREASYQSSNPYFSKVKTARYDDVQYSNIPHRYRHDEYAGYA